Proteins encoded by one window of Lathyrus oleraceus cultivar Zhongwan6 chromosome 1, CAAS_Psat_ZW6_1.0, whole genome shotgun sequence:
- the LOC127115454 gene encoding protein SPEAR3 has product MDGSNYFGDSNMGNERVSGSSSSSRKGKKNNQDKPKQPQRGLGVAQLEKIRLHGEMAYAFHPPLHNPYPSNFINEDPRVQTPYSSIPSSSSFSYSSSSTSYSASHGFQPNIVMGQPQYERTNIIYGESQPIDSLRSWEHANAIAQSNTTKPLLNLYDSQYVDTKKHRSGSTSSQNSESSDTQEPDLELRLSL; this is encoded by the exons ATGGATGGTAGTAATTATTTTGGAGATTCAAACATGGGAAATGAAAGAGTAAGTGGatcttcatcatcttcaagaAAAGGGAAGAAAAATAATCAAGATAAACCAAAGCAACCACAAAGAGGATTAGGTGTTGCTCAATTGGAGAAAATTAGATTACATGGTGAAATGGCTTATGCTTTTCATCCTCCTCTTCATAATCCTTATCCATCTAATTTTATCAAT GAAGATCCAAGAGTGCAAACACCATATTCATCTAtaccttcttcttcttctttttcctaCTCATCTTCTTCTACATCTTACTCAGCTTCACATGGTTTTCAACCAAACATTGTG ATGGGCCAACCTCAATATGAAAGaacaaacatcatatatggaGAATCTCAACCAATTGATTCATTAAG ATCATGGGAACATGCCAATGCCATTGCTCAATCCAACACAACTAAACCATTACTTAACCTATAT GACTCACAATACGTAGATACCAAGAAGCATAGAAGTGGTTCCACAAGCAGTCAGAATTCAGAATCAAGTGACACTCAAGAACCAGATTTGGAGCTAAGATTATCTCTTTGA